The Mycolicibacterium fluoranthenivorans genomic interval CTGCAGGCGCCGGTCGCCGGGGATCTGCGCGCCGTTCTCAGCGCACTCAAGAATGTGGCCGATGCCGAACGGATGGGTGTGCTCGCGCTGCACGTGGCCAAGATCGCCCGCCGGCGCCACCCCCGCCGCGCGGTGCCCGACGAGGTCAGCTGCGATGTCGCCGATATGGGCCGCATTGCTGTCCGTATCGGCAACGACGTCACAGACGTGGTGCTGAACAACGACTCCGGCAAGGCAGCGCAGCTGGCCCTGGACGACGAGGCCATGGACGACCTGCATCGCCATCTGTTCACCGTGGTCATTGACCCCGACTGGCCGCACGGTACCGCCGCTGCCGTCGACATCACGCTGCTCAGCCGCTACTTCGAACGCTTTGCCGATCACGCGGTCGACATTGCGGGCCGTGTCATATACCAGAGCACCGGCGCCCACGCCTGACCGTTCGGATACGGCGACGCCGCCCACGGCGTTCGACTCGGCCGGATGCCGGCGTACCCCCTCCATATGGTCGGTTCGCACCGGTTTGTCCGACATTCTCGGCCGATCCCGGTTAGCCTGCCCGGGATGAAGTCACTACTGGCCTCCTGTGCAGCCGTGGCCGTGGCGTTGGCATCCGCGGCCTGCGGTACGTCCTATGGCACCTCCAGGTCGGAGGCGCCACAGCTTGCCGCGTACCCCGCCGAAACGCCGGGAGGTGCCGCGGTCACCTTGGGCGCAGCCACCGTGTCCGCGCAGGGCATTGTCGACAGCTTCGCCGCGGGCGACTTCGCCGAAGTCTGGGAACACATGGCGCAGGAGGTGCGCCAGGGGATCACGCGCGAGGACTTCGTCGAGTTCTACAACACGTGCAAGAAGCCGGGTCCGCGTCTGTCCGTCGAGGGACTGCGCATGGAGCCCGACGGCCAGGCCATCGTGCGCGTGATGAATCACGGTGCCGGCGGTTCCCGGTTCATGGTCTACGAGGACGGGGCCTGGAACATGCGGGCCACCGCCGACTTCGCCGCGCACCTCGGGCAGCCCCTACAGCGGATCATCAGCGAAGAGAAGGCCGCCGGTCTCTGCGACAGCTGAGCGTCAGTGCCAGTCCCAGACGGACATGTCGTTGGCCGGGTAGTTCTGGCAGACGTCGGTGGTGTGGGCGGCGACGCCTTTGTTGTTGAAGAACAGTTTGGCCCAGTTGGGCCAGCGCCAGGACATCTGTTCGTAGAAGGCGTTGGTGGCGGTGTCTTCGGAGTATTGGCGCCGTCCTGCGTAGTCCATGGAGAAGAACCAGTGGATGCGGTCTTGGGCGCCTTGTTGGTCGGCGGCGGGTTTGTTGTTGTAGTCGATCATGTAGCGCTCGTAGTAGACGGGTTCGACGTCGCGGGCGGCGGCCATGATCTGTTCGGCGGTGCACGGGGTGCGCAGGATGCGGTTGGGGATGGGGTAGTCGTCGGTGGCATCTGCTGACGCGATACCGGAGGTGGCGAGGGCGCCGACGAGGGCTGCGGTGGCGGCGGCGAGGCGAAGTGTGGTGTGCATGATGGTGTTCCTTCCTAGTGCTGGGCGGCCGCGACCTGGTCGAGGATGACGCGTTGGTCGGGGCAGTAGTAGTTCAGTGCCGAGCCCAGGAACTGCCAGTTCTGCTCGGTGGTGTTGTGGCGGTCGAGGTTGGCGCCGATGAACTTGGCTGAGTCGAAGGCGTTGTGGTCGACGTTGTTGTAGAGGCGTTTGCAGACCAGTTTGCCGATCCAGGCGTTGTAGTCCTTCTGCCCGTAGATGCCGTAGGTGTGCAACTCGTGGGCGAAGTTGGTGTCGGGATCGCGGTCATACGCCGGGTCCGCGGCCGCCGGGGCCGCCAATCCCAGTGCTGCACCGACGATCACGGCTGTGACGACAGACTTCATGACGAAACCTCCTCAGACTCCTTGTGGGCGGGCGCCGGCCACGGTGCCGGCAACGGACGCTGTCGCACGGACACCGGCCACCAGAACCACTTGCCCAGCAATGCCGCGATCGACGGCGTCATGAACGACCGCACGATCAACGTGTCGAACAACAGGCCCAGGCCGATGGTGGTACCGATCTGTCCGAGAATCACCAGATCGCTGAAGATGAAGGACGCCATCGTCGCCGAGAACACCAGACCCGCGGCCGTGACCACCCGGCCGGTACCGGCCATGGACCGGATGATGCCGGTGTTCAGGCCGGCATGCATCTCCTCCTTGAACCGCGACACCAGCAGCAAGTTGTAATCGGCACCCACCGCCAACAACAGGATGATGGCCAGCGGCACCACGATCCAATACAGATGGATCCCTAAGATGTACTGCCACAACAAGACCGACAAGCCGACCGAGGCGCCCAACGACACCGCGACGGTGCCGACGATGACGATCGCGGCGACGATGCTGCGGGTCACGAACATCATGATCAGCAGGATGAGTGCCAGTGCGGCCAGTGCCGAGATCAGCAGGTCGTACTTCATCCCTTCTTGAATGTCCTTGTTGGTGGAGCCGATTCCGGCGACATAGACCTTGGCATCCGACATCGGCGTGGCCTTGAGCGCGTCGAACACCGCATCCTTCATGGCGTCGATATGCGGGATCGCCTCGGGAGTGGCGGGATTGCCCTGATGGGTCACGATGAACCTGGCGGCCTTGCCGTCCGGCGAGAGGAACAGCTTGAGTCCGCGCTTGAAATCGGCGTTGTCGAAGGCTTCCGGCGGCAGGTAGAACGAATCGTCGTTCTTGGCGTCATCGAACGCCTGGCCCATCGCGGTGGCGTTCTTCAGCGCTTCATCGCTCTGGGCATTGGTGCCACCGGTGGTCGCGTAGTTCGACAGGGTGAGATCGCGGTTGCGTTCTTGAATGGCGATCTGGGGCGGCAGCAGCGCGACCAGCTTCGGCTGAAGCGCGTCCAATTTGTCCAGACTTGCGGTGATGTTGCCGAACTTGTCGGACAGTTCGGAGATTCCGTCCAGGGAATCGAACACCGACCGCAACGCCGAGCACATGGGAATGTCGAAGCAGTGCGGTTCCCAGTAGAAGTAATTGCGCAGCGGGCGGAACTGATCGTCGAAATTGGCGAGTTTGTCGCGCAGATCGTTGACCGTTGCCACGGTGTCGTGGAACGCCTGGGTCTGCTCGTGGGTGGCCTCCGCGCTCTGCTGCTGCAGGGTGAGCTGCTGCTTGAGCACGTCGATGGTGTTGTCGATCTCGTTGGCCTGCTTGAGCAGATCATCGGCCCGGTCCTTCTGATAGCCCAGGTTCATGATCTGGCTGGCGCTGGACGCACTGATCTGGAACGGGATGGAGCTGTGGGTGATCGGCGTGCCGAGCGGTCGCGTAATGGACTGCACCAGTGCGATTCCCGGAGTGTGCAGGACCGCCTTTGCCGCGCGCTCAAGGATCAACATGTCAGCAGGATTCCGCATATCGTGATCGGTCTCGATCATCAGCAGCTCGGGGTTGATCCGCGCTTCGGTGAAATGCCGTTCGGCGGCTTCCATCCCGATCACCCCGGGTGCGGTACCGGGGATGTACGGGCGGTTGTCGTAGCTGGTCTGATAGCCGGGCAGGGCGAACACCCCGATGAGCGCGATCGCGCCGGTCACCACCAGTATCGGACCCGGCCAGCGCACGATCGCGGCGCCGATCCGGCGCCATCCGCGTGCACGCAGTTGGCCCTTGGGCTCCAACAATCCGAACCGGCTGGCGATCAACAACACGGCGGGCCCCAGTGTCAGCGCGGCGGCCAGGGTCACGAGTACGCCGAGAGCGGCCGGGATACCGAGTGTCTGGAAGTACGGCAGGCGGGTGAACTGCATGCAGGCGACCGCTCCCGCGATCGTCAATCCCGAGCCGACGATGACATGGACAGTGCCCCGGTACATGTCGTAGTAGGCCGGGATCCGCTCCAGCCCGTTACTGCGGGCCTCCTGATAACGGCCGACGACGAAGATCGCGTAGTCGGTGCCCGCCGCGATCGCCAGCAACGTCAGCAGATTCGTCGAGTACGTGGACAGCCCGATGACACCGGAGTGGGCGAGGACGGCCACCACGCCGCGGGCGGCCGCGAGTTCGATGGCCACCGTCAGGAGCACGATCACCATCGTCACCACGGAGCGGTAGACGAACAGCAGCATGATGCCGATCACCAGGAAGGTGATGGCGGTGACCTCGTGGGTGCCCTCGCTGCCCACCTCGAAGTTGTCGGTCACCAGCGGTGACGCACCGGTCACATAGGCCTTGATACCGGGCGGCGGCGGTGTGTCGGCGACGATCTTGCGCACCGCGTCGACCGATTCGTTCGACTGGGCCTCGCCCTGGTTTCCGCGGAGGTACACCTGCGTCAGGGCGGCCTTGCCGTCCTTGCTCTGCGAGCCGCCGGCGGTCAGCGGATCACCCCAGAAGTCCTGCACGTGCTCGACGTGCTCGGTGTCCTCCTGGGGTTTCTTGACCAAGCCGTCGTAGAACTTGTGCGCCTCGGGACCCAGCGGCTGGTCGCCCTCCAGCACGATCATTGCCGCACTGTCGGAATCGAATTCGTGGAACACCTGCCCGATGTGCCGCATCGCCAGAATGCCCGGCGCATCGGGTGCGTTGAGCCCCACCGAACGCTCGGCGCCGACGACCTCCAGCTGAGGGGCGATGATGTTGGACACCGCGGCGATGGCGATCCAAATGAACAGGATCGGTACCGACAGCGTCCGGATCAGCCGGGCCGGCAGGGACCCTTCGGTCGGGCCGACCTCGGTCTGATGCTGGCTCATGCTGTCTTGTCCAAGCAGGCGATGTAGCCGTTCACGTTGTTCGAGGACCTTTCGTCCTTGACGATTCCGTTGACGGTGATGCGGCAGCCGATGGTGTCGCCGTCACCTTGTGCGCGCAGATCGGCGTACATCGTCGGGTCGTCGGTGGTCAGCGTCTGTGACCACGGCAGCGGGACATTGTCGACGTGCTGAGGCTGCGCATGAATATCGAGGTAGTTGATGGTGGCCACGGATCCGGGTGAGCCGAACACCTCGAACAACACGTGCTTGGGGTTGTAGCCGGTGTTCTCCAGGGCATCCGATCCGGCCCGGGACACCTCGTTGTCGGAGCCGAACACACCGTGCAATCGGGTGACGGTGAACGCGACCAGAGCGATCACCACGATCGACACGATCGCGATCCACTGCCGCTTTGCCAGCGCAGCCACCGAGAACCCACTCAATCCAAGACCTTTCGCCGCCCCCGCTGGCGATCACACGATGTCACGTTGTGAAATCGCCACGTGAAGCAGAACGGTACGGTACCGTACGATCTGTCGCAACTGCTTGACGCACGCAAAAATTACTGCTCTAGCTGCGTCAACGTGGTTCAACGTCGCGGCGTGACCGCGATATTCCAAGGGAGGGCGTACGCGATGGTCACCGATCACCAGGACGATGCCTCGAGCTGTCCTTGGAACGAGCGAGAGGCCGAGCTGTTGGCCATCACCCTGGAGTTGCTGCAGGAGCACGGGTACGACCGCCTGAGCGTCGAAGCCGTGGCGACCAAGGCCAAGGCCAGTAAGGCCACCATGTACCGGCGCTGGCCGTCCAAGGCCGATCTGGTGCTCGCGGCGTTCATCCAGGGCACCCGGGACACCGCCATCCCGCCGCGCACCGGCTCGCTCCGGGGCGATCTGTTGGAGATCGGGCGGGCGACATGCCAGCAGTCGAAGGAACACATGCGCACCATGCGCGCTGTCCTCAACGAGATGTCGCACAACCCGGGTCTGCAAGATGCGATGCAGGAGAAGTTCGGCCTGCAGCGCAAGATGGTCATCGACGGCGTGCTGGCCGCGGCGGTCGAGCGGGGAGAGATCGACGCGTCGGCGATCAATGAGGAGATCTTCGATCTGTTGCCGGGATACCTGGTGTTCCGATCACTGGTATCGGATCGGCCGCCGACCGAGGACACGGTCCGCGCGGTGGTCGACAGTGTGTTGCTGCCCAGTCTGATGGGCGCGCGAGGGCGCTAGATCCACCACCGGAGCCCTTCCCCCGGCGCATTGGTCCCCGGCGTCGGTGAAATACCTTGTGCGCACCTGTAGTTGCGCGGGAAGCGCGGTGAGTCACCCAGCGCGGGTTGGGTGCCGAGTTTGCGACTTCTGAGTCGGGGTATTCACAGACGGAGACGGTGAAGGACGCCGGTTTCCTTCAGGAGATGTCATGCCCCCACCGCGCAAGCGCGATCAAAAAGCCCCGGCGAATGCCGGACCCACCGGCGCTGTCAACGGACGGGTGTCCGATGCGGACGATGCCCGCGCTCAAACAGGTACCCATCTGACCACCGCGCAAGGCCTGCGCCTGCCGGATACCGATCATTCCCTGAAGGCAGGTTCCCGGGGCCCGACGCTGCTCGAGGATTTCCATCTGCGGGAGAAGATCACCCACTTCGATCACGAGCGGATCCCGGAGCGGGTCGTGCACGCACGCGGCGCGGCGGCACACGGCGTCTTCGAGTCCTATGGCACCGCCTCCTCGGTCACCAAGGCCGCCTTCCTGGGCAAGAAGGGCACGAAAACCGAGGTGTTCACCAGGTTTTCGACGGTTCTCGGGTCGCGCGGTTCCGCCGACACCGTCCGCGACACCCGTGGGTTCGCGGTGAAGTTCTACACCGATGAAGGCACGTTCGATCTGGTCGGCATCGAACTGGCCGATGATGTCGACAAGGATTTCACCGCAAGGCTTTCGGCTGCTCTGGTCCTGCACCGGGTGTGGGAGCGCGCTCCCATGGCCGGAACTGCCCGAAGGCGGAATTCCGGTGGCGTCCGTTAGCGGCACCGGGCACGATCGCGCCCACGAGGCGCATTCCGACATGGTGGCGCAACCTCATTCCGACGAGGAAGGTCCGGTCGCCGAGGCAGAGGTGCGGGCCGCCGAGATACGTTCCGCCGAGCGGCCCCTCGGGCCGCCCGGGCGGCGGTTCGACCGACGGTCGCCCTTTTTTATCGGCCTCACCGCATCCGCCGGAGTGGCGGTGACTTACGGTGCCGTTCAAGTTCTTTCGTCGCTGTCCTCGATCCTGGTGGTGATCGGGGTCGCGTTCTTCCTGGCGCTCGGGCTGGAACCGTTGGTCTCCTGGCTTGTCAAGCACGGGCTGCGTCGCCCGCTGGCCACGGGCCTGGTCTTTGTCGTCTTCCTGGCATTGATGGGCGCTTTCGTCGCTGCGGCGATTCCGCCGCTGGCGCAACAGGCCAATGAACTGATCCGGCAGGCACCGCTGTACCTTCAGCAGGCGCAGGACAATTCGTCGACGATCGGACGGCTCAACGACCGATTCCACTTGCAGCAGCGAATCACCGATATGATCAACGGCGCAGACGGATCAGCCTTCAACGGGGTGGTCAGCGCCGGCACCGCGGTATTCGAGGTGCTCGCCGACACGCTCATCGCCATCATCTTGACGCTGTACTTCCTCGCCGATATGCCGCGCATGAGAACCGCCATGTACCGGCTGGTGCCGCACACCAGGCGGCCGCGGGCCATCCTCATCGGTGACGAGGTCTTCGCGAAAGTCGGCTCGTATGTGTTGGGAAATGTGTTGATCTCGGTGATCACCGGTGTGGTGACGCTCATCTGGCTGGCGATATTCGACGTGCCCTACCCGTTGTTACTGGCGATCTTCGTCGCGAT includes:
- the phoU gene encoding phosphate signaling complex protein PhoU, with translation MRSAFREQVGALGTGIAGLCDLSGRAMQHATHALLNADLTVAEEVLGRHEELTYRCAQVETDAFTILALQAPVAGDLRAVLSALKNVADAERMGVLALHVAKIARRRHPRRAVPDEVSCDVADMGRIAVRIGNDVTDVVLNNDSGKAAQLALDDEAMDDLHRHLFTVVIDPDWPHGTAAAVDITLLSRYFERFADHAVDIAGRVIYQSTGAHA
- a CDS encoding DUF5078 domain-containing protein translates to MHTTLRLAAATAALVGALATSGIASADATDDYPIPNRILRTPCTAEQIMAAARDVEPVYYERYMIDYNNKPAADQQGAQDRIHWFFSMDYAGRRQYSEDTATNAFYEQMSWRWPNWAKLFFNNKGVAAHTTDVCQNYPANDMSVWDWH
- a CDS encoding DUF732 domain-containing protein, whose amino-acid sequence is MKSVVTAVIVGAALGLAAPAAADPAYDRDPDTNFAHELHTYGIYGQKDYNAWIGKLVCKRLYNNVDHNAFDSAKFIGANLDRHNTTEQNWQFLGSALNYYCPDQRVILDQVAAAQH
- a CDS encoding RND family transporter codes for the protein MSQHQTEVGPTEGSLPARLIRTLSVPILFIWIAIAAVSNIIAPQLEVVGAERSVGLNAPDAPGILAMRHIGQVFHEFDSDSAAMIVLEGDQPLGPEAHKFYDGLVKKPQEDTEHVEHVQDFWGDPLTAGGSQSKDGKAALTQVYLRGNQGEAQSNESVDAVRKIVADTPPPPGIKAYVTGASPLVTDNFEVGSEGTHEVTAITFLVIGIMLLFVYRSVVTMVIVLLTVAIELAAARGVVAVLAHSGVIGLSTYSTNLLTLLAIAAGTDYAIFVVGRYQEARSNGLERIPAYYDMYRGTVHVIVGSGLTIAGAVACMQFTRLPYFQTLGIPAALGVLVTLAAALTLGPAVLLIASRFGLLEPKGQLRARGWRRIGAAIVRWPGPILVVTGAIALIGVFALPGYQTSYDNRPYIPGTAPGVIGMEAAERHFTEARINPELLMIETDHDMRNPADMLILERAAKAVLHTPGIALVQSITRPLGTPITHSSIPFQISASSASQIMNLGYQKDRADDLLKQANEIDNTIDVLKQQLTLQQQSAEATHEQTQAFHDTVATVNDLRDKLANFDDQFRPLRNYFYWEPHCFDIPMCSALRSVFDSLDGISELSDKFGNITASLDKLDALQPKLVALLPPQIAIQERNRDLTLSNYATTGGTNAQSDEALKNATAMGQAFDDAKNDDSFYLPPEAFDNADFKRGLKLFLSPDGKAARFIVTHQGNPATPEAIPHIDAMKDAVFDALKATPMSDAKVYVAGIGSTNKDIQEGMKYDLLISALAALALILLIMMFVTRSIVAAIVIVGTVAVSLGASVGLSVLLWQYILGIHLYWIVVPLAIILLLAVGADYNLLLVSRFKEEMHAGLNTGIIRSMAGTGRVVTAAGLVFSATMASFIFSDLVILGQIGTTIGLGLLFDTLIVRSFMTPSIAALLGKWFWWPVSVRQRPLPAPWPAPAHKESEEVSS
- a CDS encoding MmpS family transport accessory protein, which gives rise to MSGFSVAALAKRQWIAIVSIVVIALVAFTVTRLHGVFGSDNEVSRAGSDALENTGYNPKHVLFEVFGSPGSVATINYLDIHAQPQHVDNVPLPWSQTLTTDDPTMYADLRAQGDGDTIGCRITVNGIVKDERSSNNVNGYIACLDKTA
- a CDS encoding TetR/AcrR family transcriptional regulator; translated protein: MVTDHQDDASSCPWNEREAELLAITLELLQEHGYDRLSVEAVATKAKASKATMYRRWPSKADLVLAAFIQGTRDTAIPPRTGSLRGDLLEIGRATCQQSKEHMRTMRAVLNEMSHNPGLQDAMQEKFGLQRKMVIDGVLAAAVERGEIDASAINEEIFDLLPGYLVFRSLVSDRPPTEDTVRAVVDSVLLPSLMGARGR
- a CDS encoding AI-2E family transporter — translated: MVAQPHSDEEGPVAEAEVRAAEIRSAERPLGPPGRRFDRRSPFFIGLTASAGVAVTYGAVQVLSSLSSILVVIGVAFFLALGLEPLVSWLVKHGLRRPLATGLVFVVFLALMGAFVAAAIPPLAQQANELIRQAPLYLQQAQDNSSTIGRLNDRFHLQQRITDMINGADGSAFNGVVSAGTAVFEVLADTLIAIILTLYFLADMPRMRTAMYRLVPHTRRPRAILIGDEVFAKVGSYVLGNVLISVITGVVTLIWLAIFDVPYPLLLAIFVAILDLVPVVGSTIAGVVVAAVSLTVSLPVCVATVAFFIVFRLLEDYLLVPRIIGRAVKVPALITVVAVLLGGALLGIVGALVAIPVATALQLIMQEVLYPRLDKA